One Natrinema halophilum genomic window carries:
- the infB gene encoding translation initiation factor IF-2 has protein sequence MSDTDTRDPTSLRTPIVAVLGHVDHGKTSLLDKIRGSAVIEGEAGAITQHIGATAVPLDIISSIAGDLVDPDDFDLPGLLFIDTPGHHSFTTLRSRGGALADIAILVVDVNDGFQPQTLEALDILRRSQTPFIVAANKIDTVPGWNASEDSPINDTYESQSDRVRQRLDERLYEIIGNLSDEGFSADLYWRVQNFQRNVGVVPVSAMTGEGVPDLLTVMMGLSQRYMKEEMEIDVTGPGVGTVLEVKEEKGFGTTIDTVLYDGTIRADDQLVVGGMNEPIVTDVRALLQPRPLAEIRTESRFEKVDEVSAAAGIKVAAPELANAMAGAPVRVVRDRDLDDVIEEVQAELADIAVDTAEEGVVVKADTLGSLEAMADALGDAEVPIVRAEVGDVAPRDVSVASTADDSKQKVILGFNVDVLDDAEDRAEIEDVTIFTDEVIYQLIEEYEEYVEGIERAQQDTILENITRPARFRILPDHTFRQNDPAVVGVEVNSGTIRNNTNVVKFEGNEPERVGQIKGIQEQGEDVDEARAGNRVSVAIDGPTVGRQIEEDDELWAEIPEKHAKILEQELASEIPGDELESLNMYLDKQRSRDPFWGK, from the coding sequence ATGTCGGACACGGACACACGCGACCCCACATCTCTCAGAACGCCGATCGTCGCCGTCCTCGGACACGTCGATCACGGCAAGACAAGTCTCCTCGACAAAATCCGCGGCTCCGCGGTCATCGAGGGCGAAGCAGGTGCGATCACCCAGCATATCGGTGCTACCGCCGTCCCGCTGGACATCATCTCCTCGATCGCCGGCGACCTCGTCGATCCTGACGATTTCGACCTCCCCGGTCTCCTCTTTATCGACACGCCCGGTCACCACTCCTTTACGACGCTTCGTTCCCGCGGCGGCGCGCTGGCCGACATCGCCATCCTCGTCGTCGACGTCAACGATGGTTTTCAGCCCCAGACGCTCGAGGCCCTCGACATCCTTCGTCGCTCTCAGACGCCGTTCATCGTCGCGGCGAACAAAATCGACACCGTTCCGGGCTGGAACGCATCGGAGGACTCGCCGATCAACGACACGTACGAGTCTCAGTCCGATCGGGTACGCCAGCGCTTAGACGAGCGTCTCTACGAGATCATCGGCAACCTCTCCGACGAGGGCTTCTCCGCGGATCTGTACTGGCGAGTGCAGAACTTCCAGCGCAACGTCGGCGTCGTCCCCGTCTCTGCGATGACCGGTGAAGGGGTTCCAGATCTCCTGACCGTCATGATGGGACTCTCCCAGCGTTACATGAAAGAGGAGATGGAAATCGACGTCACCGGCCCCGGCGTCGGCACCGTCCTCGAAGTCAAAGAGGAGAAGGGCTTCGGGACGACGATCGACACGGTCCTCTACGACGGGACGATCAGGGCCGACGATCAACTCGTCGTTGGCGGGATGAACGAGCCGATCGTCACCGACGTTCGCGCGCTGCTCCAGCCCCGTCCGCTCGCCGAAATTCGCACCGAAAGTCGCTTCGAAAAAGTCGACGAGGTGTCGGCCGCAGCCGGGATCAAGGTCGCCGCGCCCGAACTCGCAAACGCGATGGCTGGTGCACCAGTCCGGGTCGTCCGCGACCGTGACCTGGACGACGTCATCGAGGAAGTCCAGGCCGAACTCGCGGACATCGCCGTCGACACCGCCGAGGAGGGCGTCGTCGTCAAAGCCGACACGTTGGGCAGTCTCGAGGCAATGGCCGACGCGCTGGGCGACGCGGAGGTCCCGATCGTCCGCGCGGAGGTCGGCGACGTCGCGCCGCGGGACGTCTCGGTCGCCTCGACGGCCGACGACTCGAAACAGAAGGTAATTCTGGGATTCAACGTGGACGTTCTCGACGATGCGGAAGACCGAGCGGAAATCGAGGACGTGACGATCTTTACGGACGAGGTCATCTATCAATTGATCGAGGAATACGAGGAGTACGTCGAGGGGATCGAACGAGCCCAGCAGGATACCATCCTCGAGAACATCACCCGCCCCGCTCGATTTCGCATTTTGCCCGATCACACGTTCCGCCAGAACGATCCCGCGGTCGTCGGCGTCGAAGTAAATTCGGGGACGATCCGAAACAACACGAACGTCGTCAAATTCGAGGGCAACGAACCCGAGCGAGTCGGCCAGATAAAGGGAATTCAAGAACAGGGCGAGGACGTCGACGAGGCCCGCGCAGGCAATCGGGTCTCCGTCGCGATCGACGGTCCGACCGTCGGCCGCCAGATCGAGGAGGACGACGAACTCTGGGCCGAAATCCCCGAGAAACACGCGAAGATCTTAGAGCAGGAACTTGCGAGCGAAATTCCGGGTGACGAACTCGAGTCGCTGAACATGTACCTCGACAAACAGCGCAGTCGGGATCCTTTCTGGGGCAAGTAG
- a CDS encoding histidine kinase N-terminal 7TM domain-containing protein, protein MSIHLPFYATLIALSALVSAAVGFISWRNRDIPGTRPLAVLMAGVTVWGFAKLLELFSTGRSATIFWANVQYTGIVVVPVAWLVFAFRYTGRDGWLNRWTLGSLMVVPVLVYSLLWTNDFHGLFRTVNGIYRYGSLSVPNTTPGPVFWLHTGYSYLLLFVGSWVIVQLILMSDYQYYGQAIGLLIAVFVPWIGNGLFLAEVIPDGFDPTIVSFSATGLIFLGLVSRHRLLELVPAAKEVARDELIDTMSDAVLVVDGRERVVDVNPAARSILGSDSSAVIGRQLDAVCPPLADAVETPIPDDPEAAQTELSLIDDDKRRYYDVRVSNLTRGYGLVTGMLISLRDVSEQRQHEQRLNVLNRLLRHDLRTELNVIEGHTSLLADELTDSTLREHTDRIDTAVSTIIERSEKFARVARRLDADRSKPVDLAADVATLVETTRQAYPDVRITLTNPDEAWTTAGPVITTALEELVTNAIEHADRPDLEISVTVTVGQEDGRDVVRVRVADNGPGIPDDELEPIVQGAETQLMHSTGVGLWLVTWIVRETGGDIDISGGEYGSTVEMTLPRASADGREAETSS, encoded by the coding sequence ATGTCGATCCACCTCCCTTTCTATGCCACTTTGATCGCGCTGTCGGCTCTCGTATCGGCCGCGGTCGGGTTCATTTCCTGGCGAAACAGGGATATTCCGGGCACTCGCCCTCTCGCCGTGCTCATGGCTGGCGTGACGGTCTGGGGGTTCGCAAAATTGCTCGAATTGTTCAGCACCGGTCGCTCGGCGACGATTTTCTGGGCGAACGTTCAGTACACCGGAATCGTCGTCGTTCCCGTCGCGTGGCTGGTGTTCGCGTTTCGATATACGGGTCGCGACGGCTGGCTGAACAGGTGGACACTGGGGTCGTTGATGGTGGTGCCGGTGCTCGTCTATTCGCTGCTCTGGACGAACGATTTCCACGGCCTCTTCAGGACGGTCAACGGCATCTATCGATACGGTTCGCTATCGGTTCCCAACACGACACCCGGACCGGTGTTCTGGCTTCACACCGGCTATTCCTATCTGCTGTTGTTCGTCGGGTCGTGGGTGATCGTCCAGTTGATACTGATGTCCGACTACCAGTACTACGGACAGGCGATCGGATTGCTAATCGCCGTGTTCGTGCCCTGGATCGGCAACGGGCTCTTTCTCGCCGAGGTCATACCCGATGGTTTCGATCCGACGATCGTCTCGTTTTCCGCCACCGGACTGATTTTTCTGGGACTCGTCTCGCGTCACCGACTCCTGGAACTCGTCCCCGCTGCGAAAGAGGTCGCGCGCGACGAACTCATCGATACCATGAGCGATGCGGTTCTCGTCGTCGACGGCCGAGAACGAGTCGTGGATGTGAACCCGGCCGCACGGTCGATTCTCGGATCTGACAGTTCGGCCGTAATCGGCCGACAGCTCGACGCCGTTTGCCCGCCGCTGGCAGACGCCGTCGAAACGCCGATTCCTGACGACCCCGAGGCGGCACAGACGGAACTCTCGCTGATTGACGACGACAAACGCCGCTACTACGACGTCCGCGTGTCGAATCTGACGCGGGGGTACGGACTCGTGACCGGAATGCTGATCAGTCTGCGAGACGTCTCCGAACAGCGCCAGCACGAACAGCGCCTGAACGTTCTCAACCGACTCCTTCGCCACGATCTCCGGACCGAACTGAACGTCATCGAGGGCCACACCTCGTTGCTGGCCGACGAACTCACGGATTCGACCCTCCGGGAACATACTGACCGTATCGATACCGCCGTTTCCACTATCATCGAACGAAGCGAGAAGTTCGCTCGCGTCGCCAGGCGGTTGGACGCCGACCGCTCCAAACCGGTCGATCTCGCTGCGGACGTTGCGACGCTCGTCGAAACCACGCGCCAGGCGTACCCCGACGTCCGGATCACGCTAACGAATCCCGATGAGGCCTGGACGACCGCCGGACCGGTCATCACGACCGCACTCGAGGAACTCGTCACGAACGCGATCGAGCATGCGGATCGTCCTGATCTCGAGATCTCGGTCACCGTCACGGTCGGTCAGGAGGACGGCCGCGATGTCGTGCGCGTTCGGGTCGCCGATAACGGGCCCGGAATCCCCGACGACGAACTCGAACCGATCGTACAGGGCGCGGAAACGCAGTTGATGCACAGCACCGGGGTCGGGCTCTGGCTCGTCACGTGGATCGTTCGGGAAACCGGTGGCGACATCGATATCTCCGGCGGAGAATACGGGTCGACAGTGGAGATGACGCTCCCCCGGGCCAGCGCCGATGGCCGCGAAGCAGAGACGAGTTCGTGA
- the pyrG gene encoding glutamine hydrolyzing CTP synthase — protein sequence MPTESDTHYDPSLGNKFIFVTGGVMSGLGKGITAASTGRLLKNAGFDVTAVKIDPYLNVDAGTMNPYQHGEVYVLEDGGEVDLDLGNYERFLDIDMTSDHNITTGKTYQHVIEKERAGDYLGKTVQIIPHITDDIKRRIREAADGTDVCIIEVGGTVGDIEGMPYLEALRQFAHEEPEENVLFTHVTLVPYSKNGEQKTKPTQHSVKEVRSIGLQPDVIVGRCDDRLEPETKEKIALFCDIPTEAVFSNPDVDDVYHVPLMVEEEGLDQYVLEHFGLADEALPPAERTNDWREIVTTDKTGTVDVALVGKYDLEDAYMSIHESLKHAGFEVGVDVDVHWVAADELSDGHDDQLEGVDGIIVPGGFGMRGSEGKIEAVRYARENDVPFLGLCLGFQMAVVEYARNVLGLEGAHSAEMKDETPHPVIDILPEQYEVEDLGGTMRLGEHTTVIEPETLAYELYSDTSCSERHRHRYEVNPEYFDHFEDEPLIFSGTAGNRMEILELETHPFFLGTQFHPEYTSRPGQPSPPFLGLIEAILEQTDVDGVTDESDADTETEVTH from the coding sequence ATGCCGACGGAATCGGACACTCATTATGACCCCTCGCTGGGGAACAAGTTCATCTTCGTCACCGGCGGCGTCATGTCGGGGCTCGGCAAGGGGATCACGGCCGCGAGCACCGGCCGACTCCTCAAAAACGCCGGGTTCGACGTCACCGCGGTGAAGATCGATCCGTATCTGAACGTCGACGCCGGGACGATGAATCCGTACCAACACGGGGAAGTCTACGTCCTGGAAGACGGTGGCGAGGTCGACCTCGATCTGGGAAACTACGAACGGTTTCTGGACATCGACATGACCTCCGATCACAACATCACGACGGGCAAGACCTACCAGCACGTCATCGAGAAGGAACGAGCCGGCGACTATCTCGGGAAGACCGTCCAGATCATCCCGCACATCACCGACGACATCAAACGCCGCATTCGCGAGGCCGCCGACGGCACCGACGTCTGCATCATCGAGGTCGGCGGTACCGTCGGCGACATCGAGGGGATGCCCTACCTCGAGGCGCTTCGGCAGTTCGCCCACGAAGAACCAGAAGAGAACGTCCTCTTCACCCACGTCACCCTCGTCCCGTATTCGAAGAACGGCGAGCAGAAAACGAAGCCGACACAGCACTCGGTCAAGGAGGTTCGCTCGATCGGCCTCCAGCCGGACGTCATCGTCGGCCGGTGTGACGACCGGCTCGAGCCCGAGACCAAGGAGAAGATCGCGCTGTTCTGTGACATTCCCACCGAGGCCGTGTTCTCGAATCCGGACGTCGACGACGTCTACCACGTTCCGCTGATGGTCGAAGAAGAAGGACTCGACCAGTACGTCCTGGAACACTTCGGGCTGGCCGACGAGGCCCTGCCGCCCGCAGAGCGAACGAACGACTGGCGCGAGATCGTCACGACCGACAAAACCGGAACGGTCGACGTCGCGCTGGTCGGCAAGTACGACCTCGAGGACGCGTACATGTCGATCCACGAATCGCTGAAACACGCCGGCTTCGAGGTCGGCGTCGACGTCGACGTCCACTGGGTGGCCGCCGACGAACTGAGCGACGGTCACGACGACCAACTCGAGGGGGTCGACGGGATCATCGTTCCCGGCGGGTTCGGCATGCGGGGCTCCGAAGGCAAGATCGAAGCGGTCCGATACGCCCGCGAGAACGACGTCCCCTTCCTCGGGCTCTGTCTGGGCTTCCAGATGGCAGTCGTCGAGTACGCACGAAACGTACTGGGCCTCGAGGGCGCACATTCGGCCGAAATGAAAGACGAAACGCCGCATCCGGTTATCGACATCTTGCCCGAGCAGTACGAAGTCGAGGATCTCGGCGGGACGATGCGTCTGGGCGAGCACACGACAGTTATCGAACCCGAGACGCTGGCTTACGAACTCTATAGCGATACGTCCTGTTCCGAGCGCCACCGCCACCGTTACGAGGTCAACCCCGAGTACTTCGACCATTTCGAGGACGAACCCCTGATATTCTCGGGCACCGCCGGCAACCGGATGGAGATCCTCGAACTCGAGACGCACCCGTTTTTCCTCGGGACGCAGTTCCATCCCGAGTACACGTCCCGTCCCGGTCAGCCGAGCCCGCCGTTTCTCGGCCTGATCGAAGCCATCCTCGAGCAGACCGACGTAGACGGCGTAACCGACGAATCCGACGCGGATACCGAAACCGAGGTAACTCACTGA
- the guaA gene encoding glutamine-hydrolyzing GMP synthase, which translates to MVNTETFVPDAVAEIDEEIGDANAVIALSGGVDSSVAAALAYEAIGDRLNPVYVDTGLMRKGETDQIRETFDYMESLRIVDAKDRFLEALSGVTDPEEKREVIGEQFIREFEREAKDADADYLVQGTIYPDRIESEGGIKSHHNVGGLPDVVDFEGIVEPVRDLYKDEVREVARHLGLDEIVAERMPFPGPGLAVRVIGEVTEEKLEVARHACYVVEDELEEYEPWQALAAVIGKATGVKGDNRVHGWVVSVRSVDSRDGMTARAQEIDWETLQRIQSRITGANENVARVVYDVTHKPPATIEYE; encoded by the coding sequence ATGGTAAACACCGAAACGTTCGTTCCCGACGCAGTTGCAGAGATCGACGAGGAAATCGGCGACGCCAACGCCGTCATCGCTCTTTCGGGTGGCGTCGACTCCTCGGTCGCCGCCGCCTTGGCCTACGAGGCCATCGGCGACCGCCTGAATCCGGTGTACGTCGATACCGGGTTGATGCGGAAAGGCGAGACCGACCAGATCCGCGAGACGTTCGACTACATGGAATCGCTCCGAATCGTCGACGCGAAGGATCGATTCCTCGAGGCGCTGTCCGGCGTCACAGACCCCGAGGAGAAACGCGAGGTTATCGGCGAGCAGTTCATCCGCGAGTTCGAGCGCGAAGCGAAAGACGCGGACGCGGACTACCTCGTCCAGGGGACGATCTACCCCGACCGCATCGAAAGCGAAGGCGGGATCAAATCCCATCACAACGTCGGCGGCCTCCCTGACGTGGTGGACTTCGAGGGAATCGTCGAACCGGTCCGGGACCTCTACAAGGACGAGGTTCGCGAGGTCGCCCGCCACCTCGGACTCGATGAAATCGTCGCCGAACGAATGCCGTTCCCGGGTCCGGGGCTGGCAGTTCGGGTCATCGGAGAGGTTACCGAGGAGAAACTCGAGGTCGCTCGCCACGCCTGTTACGTCGTCGAAGACGAACTCGAGGAGTACGAGCCATGGCAAGCGCTGGCGGCCGTCATCGGCAAAGCGACGGGTGTCAAAGGTGACAATCGAGTCCACGGCTGGGTCGTCTCCGTGCGCTCGGTCGACTCGCGAGATGGAATGACCGCCCGCGCCCAGGAAATCGACTGGGAGACGCTCCAGCGTATCCAGTCGCGGATCACCGGCGCAAATGAAAACGTCGCTCGCGTCGTCTACGACGTGACCCACAAACCGCCCGCGACTATCGAGTACGAATGA
- a CDS encoding DUF7126 family protein, whose protein sequence is MSQTSTAVVAGPDENGIAAALENEGVDVTRLDGIISRPQLEEAGIVGADLYVLTDIGQATTIPIVCDLNDDVRTIVYTPKTAPEFVKGQLDLAIDPRLITASVVADELVD, encoded by the coding sequence ATGAGCCAGACCTCGACCGCAGTCGTCGCCGGTCCCGACGAGAACGGCATCGCAGCGGCACTCGAGAACGAAGGCGTCGACGTAACTCGCCTCGACGGGATCATCTCTCGGCCCCAGCTCGAGGAGGCAGGAATCGTCGGCGCGGACCTGTACGTCTTGACCGACATCGGACAGGCAACGACGATTCCGATCGTCTGTGACCTGAACGACGACGTCCGTACCATCGTCTACACCCCCAAAACGGCACCCGAGTTCGTCAAGGGGCAACTCGACCTCGCGATCGATCCCCGACTCATAACTGCGTCCGTCGTCGCCGACGAACTCGTCGACTGA
- a CDS encoding ATP-binding protein yields MIVVICGPPGAGKTTIATRLRGRLEAQGSPVRLFHSDEFSSRTYDRLAERVTDAPSAGITLVDGTFYRREWQRRFRTLGDVRFVLATASLETCLARNSHRADSIDEQGVHVVYREFDEPNVDLAIDTEECGPDDAVDRILAALEM; encoded by the coding sequence GTGATCGTCGTCATTTGCGGACCTCCGGGAGCGGGGAAGACCACCATCGCAACGCGACTCCGCGGGCGACTCGAGGCGCAGGGAAGCCCCGTTCGACTGTTCCATTCGGACGAGTTCTCGAGTCGTACCTACGACCGATTGGCCGAGCGCGTCACTGACGCGCCGTCGGCCGGGATCACGCTGGTCGACGGCACGTTCTACCGACGAGAGTGGCAACGACGGTTTCGGACACTTGGCGACGTTCGATTCGTCCTCGCGACCGCGAGCCTCGAGACCTGTCTGGCTCGAAACAGTCATCGTGCGGACTCGATCGACGAACAGGGTGTACACGTCGTTTATCGGGAATTCGACGAGCCAAACGTCGACCTCGCCATCGATACCGAGGAATGCGGCCCTGACGACGCGGTCGATCGGATCCTGGCCGCACTCGAAATGTGA
- a CDS encoding DUF7577 domain-containing protein has product MSTSADTADQQRCSVCETENDSFYTYCRQCLAELPTGVSN; this is encoded by the coding sequence ATGTCGACATCCGCCGATACTGCGGATCAGCAGAGGTGCTCGGTCTGTGAGACCGAAAACGACTCCTTTTACACGTATTGTCGGCAATGTCTCGCAGAGCTTCCCACCGGTGTATCGAATTAG
- a CDS encoding DUF5787 family protein, with protein MPRAETEFSFELRTCRWVEREWRPAASDCPIIVARQLGTKRRRWDTIVLECDPDGLRQRAKFGPERLDGDLLHVVRNAPAEWAYYRDALPHPGYPWRYVRETIHRADDRGVVETRRNGNRIEIRRTWEYPDWLERIVAIENKPDLDKSAARALASQLEYDVAMGLADEVWVATRATGERVEPVLFEDLPVEVGILALDPEALTGEIAWHPRTLAVDDRGTRILERPDGGTRDGSAARFEYVDPETKVDKRLAIAERAYERGWRSFVDTMRHDCRHFQLRAPDSRQALPYCAANDRSQSAAECSGSCADFEPEPPVWRTSGWPIEGGPGKRVRKILEKRRRRRRPDL; from the coding sequence ATTCCACGGGCAGAGACCGAGTTTTCGTTCGAACTACGGACGTGCCGGTGGGTCGAACGGGAGTGGCGGCCGGCCGCGTCCGACTGTCCGATCATCGTCGCCCGTCAACTCGGAACGAAACGCCGCCGCTGGGATACCATCGTCCTCGAGTGCGACCCGGACGGGCTCCGACAGCGGGCGAAATTCGGCCCCGAGCGGCTCGATGGCGATTTGCTTCACGTCGTCCGGAACGCCCCTGCCGAATGGGCGTACTACCGCGATGCGCTTCCACATCCCGGCTACCCGTGGCGGTACGTCCGCGAGACGATCCACCGCGCCGACGACCGCGGAGTCGTCGAGACCAGACGGAACGGCAACCGGATCGAGATTCGACGCACGTGGGAATACCCCGACTGGCTCGAGCGAATCGTCGCGATCGAGAACAAACCCGACCTCGACAAAAGCGCCGCTCGCGCGCTGGCCTCACAGCTCGAGTACGACGTGGCGATGGGGCTGGCTGACGAGGTCTGGGTTGCAACCCGAGCGACCGGGGAGCGCGTCGAACCGGTCCTCTTCGAGGACCTCCCGGTCGAGGTCGGAATCCTCGCGCTCGATCCCGAGGCGCTGACTGGAGAGATCGCCTGGCATCCCCGCACGCTCGCGGTCGACGATCGGGGGACGCGAATTCTCGAACGGCCCGACGGCGGAACGCGGGACGGATCGGCTGCCAGATTCGAATACGTCGATCCAGAGACGAAAGTCGACAAGCGGCTCGCGATCGCCGAGCGCGCGTACGAACGCGGCTGGCGCTCGTTCGTCGATACAATGCGTCATGACTGCCGACACTTCCAGTTACGGGCGCCGGACTCGCGCCAGGCGTTACCATACTGCGCAGCCAACGATCGCTCTCAGTCGGCAGCCGAATGTTCCGGCAGCTGTGCCGACTTCGAGCCCGAACCGCCCGTCTGGCGCACCAGCGGCTGGCCGATCGAAGGCGGGCCGGGAAAGCGGGTGCGGAAAATACTCGAGAAGCGCCGACGTCGACGACGTCCCGACCTGTAA
- a CDS encoding DUF5797 family protein, producing the protein MTLSEEATDRLADVVELQPTKNSELQDRWGMESGSEVHQYLETQLGDYYFRDDNSLIRATADAAELVDVEPGVESDEDDGIPSRIRVPELQAQIVEVLASPDEESESVVSVLHKLRDAYDVDPEAEEVRSGLQSLRRKGVVEVEYRTVPTFRLAVERDDLDVNVSD; encoded by the coding sequence ATGACGCTCTCCGAGGAAGCGACCGATCGATTGGCAGACGTGGTGGAGCTCCAGCCGACGAAAAATTCCGAGCTCCAGGACCGATGGGGGATGGAAAGCGGGAGCGAGGTACACCAGTACCTCGAAACCCAACTCGGGGACTACTACTTCCGCGACGACAACAGCCTGATTCGAGCGACCGCAGATGCGGCGGAGCTGGTCGACGTGGAGCCGGGTGTCGAAAGCGACGAGGACGACGGCATCCCCTCCCGGATTCGCGTCCCCGAATTACAGGCCCAGATCGTCGAGGTGCTCGCAAGCCCGGACGAGGAATCCGAGAGCGTCGTTTCCGTGCTACACAAACTCCGCGACGCCTACGACGTCGATCCTGAGGCCGAAGAAGTCCGCTCCGGGCTCCAGAGTCTGCGTCGAAAGGGAGTCGTCGAAGTCGAATACCGCACCGTCCCGACGTTCCGACTGGCCGTCGAGCGCGACGACCTCGACGTCAACGTCTCCGACTGA
- a CDS encoding epoxide hydrolase family protein, translating to MTPDREETIQPFEVSVDRAEIEDLRTRLERTRWPDQLPDSGWEYGTDLNTLRTLCEYWREDFDWSGFETRLNRFDQYVTTIDEQRLHFYHVRSPEPDATPLLLSHGWPGSIAEFLDVLGPLADPAAHGGDPSDAFHVVAPSLPGFGFSGPTHRRGYDVPAMTDAVAELMDRLGYDRYVAQGGDWGALVTALLGANYPDRVDAIHTNMLFLNPGSIEAEDPMELLDERGRADYRETAAFRDERAAYHDIQETKPQSLAYGLTDSPAGLAGWIVEKFRAWSDCDGDLESHFQRDRLLDTVSVYWLTGTINSSMRIYFETDVEAATPNSVDVPAGHARYPAEIYKTPRGWAEEVYDIVHWNELSEGGHFAAMEVPDLFVDDLRRFVGRVE from the coding sequence GGGCTGGGAGTACGGCACCGATCTGAACACCCTTCGAACGCTCTGTGAGTACTGGCGCGAGGACTTCGACTGGTCGGGGTTCGAAACCCGACTCAACCGGTTCGATCAGTACGTTACGACGATCGACGAGCAGCGGCTCCACTTCTACCACGTCCGGTCGCCGGAGCCGGACGCGACACCGCTGCTCCTGAGCCACGGCTGGCCGGGCTCTATCGCGGAATTTCTCGATGTCCTCGGACCGCTCGCAGATCCGGCCGCCCACGGCGGCGATCCGTCGGACGCGTTCCACGTCGTAGCCCCGTCACTCCCGGGATTCGGGTTCTCGGGCCCGACGCACAGACGCGGGTACGACGTTCCAGCGATGACGGACGCCGTCGCCGAACTGATGGACCGACTCGGCTACGACCGCTACGTCGCCCAGGGCGGCGACTGGGGCGCGCTGGTCACAGCCCTGCTGGGTGCGAACTATCCCGATCGCGTGGACGCGATCCACACGAACATGCTCTTTCTGAATCCCGGATCGATCGAGGCCGAAGACCCGATGGAACTGCTCGACGAACGGGGACGAGCCGATTATCGGGAGACGGCAGCGTTCCGCGACGAAAGGGCCGCGTACCACGACATTCAGGAGACCAAACCACAGAGCCTGGCCTACGGACTGACCGATTCGCCGGCCGGGCTCGCGGGCTGGATCGTCGAGAAGTTCCGGGCCTGGAGCGATTGCGACGGCGATCTCGAGTCGCACTTCCAGCGCGACCGCCTGCTCGATACCGTAAGCGTCTACTGGCTCACAGGCACGATCAACTCCTCGATGCGGATTTACTTCGAGACTGACGTGGAAGCGGCGACGCCGAACTCCGTCGACGTGCCCGCGGGCCACGCCCGCTATCCCGCCGAGATCTACAAGACCCCGCGTGGCTGGGCCGAGGAGGTGTACGATATCGTCCACTGGAACGAACTGTCGGAGGGCGGCCACTTCGCTGCGATGGAAGTGCCAGACCTGTTCGTCGACGATCTGCGGAGATTCGTCGGAAGGGTCGAGTAG